A genome region from Stenotrophomonas maltophilia includes the following:
- a CDS encoding phosphatidate cytidylyltransferase, producing MTKTRVLAALIMAPVAIAAILLLPTQWLAAAAAAVLLIGLWEWLKLAGIEDTLARTVLLVLNLLLMVLLVWADGSTLVLFQITTLAGVAWWLAALVWLRFFNFGAQPTAPSRIVKMLAGTLAIVPAWAALVLIHAGGDPPGKQGHLWLLAALALVWAADSGAYFAGRHFGKHKLAPRISPNKTWEGLFGGLLAGVAVAVGLGWLAGVDVAHLPGLLITSVVAVFASVLGDLFESLIKRHAGAKDSGHLIPGHGGVLDRVDGVLAAVPVFALGKEIFGF from the coding sequence ATGACCAAGACCCGAGTCCTCGCCGCGCTGATCATGGCGCCGGTCGCCATTGCTGCGATCCTGCTGCTGCCCACGCAATGGCTGGCCGCCGCCGCCGCCGCCGTGCTGCTGATCGGCCTGTGGGAATGGCTGAAGCTGGCCGGCATCGAAGACACCCTCGCCCGCACCGTGCTGCTGGTGCTGAACCTGCTGCTGATGGTGCTGCTGGTGTGGGCCGATGGCAGCACGCTGGTACTGTTCCAGATCACCACATTGGCGGGTGTCGCCTGGTGGCTGGCGGCGCTGGTCTGGCTGCGCTTCTTCAACTTCGGCGCACAGCCCACGGCCCCCTCGCGGATCGTGAAGATGCTGGCCGGCACCCTGGCCATCGTCCCGGCCTGGGCAGCACTGGTGCTGATCCATGCCGGCGGTGACCCGCCGGGCAAGCAGGGTCACCTGTGGCTGCTGGCGGCACTGGCACTGGTCTGGGCAGCCGATTCGGGTGCCTATTTCGCCGGTCGTCACTTCGGCAAGCACAAGCTGGCCCCGCGCATCAGCCCCAACAAGACCTGGGAAGGCCTGTTCGGCGGCCTGCTGGCCGGTGTCGCCGTCGCCGTCGGCCTTGGTTGGCTGGCCGGCGTCGACGTCGCCCACCTGCCGGGCCTGCTGATCACCTCGGTGGTGGCGGTATTCGCGTCGGTGCTGGGTGATCTGTTCGAAAGCCTGATCAAGCGTCACGCCGGTGCCAAGGACTCGGGCCACCTGATCCCGGGCCATGGTGGCGTGCTCGACCGCGTCGACGGCGTCCTCGCCGCCGTGCCGGTGTTCGCGCTGGGCAAGGAAATCTTCGGGTTCTGA
- a CDS encoding 1-deoxy-D-xylulose-5-phosphate reductoisomerase has product MNAVADLRRVAVYGATGSIGASTLDVIARHPQRYQATVLAAGRQVQALLALCRQHKPAHAVIADEALFTELRDGLRDAGLSTEAHAGHAALDQLAASDACDTVVAAIVGAAGLSSTLAAAAAGKRILLANKESLVLAGELLTRTAERAGAEIIPIDSEHSAIFQCLRSRDASIDGAGVRRILLTASGGPFRGRSRAELAKVTPAQAVAHPKWSMGPKISVDSATLMNKGLEVIEAHHLFAVPGERIEVLVHPQSLVHSLVEFVDGSTLAQMGLPDMRTTLAVGLGWPQRIESGVSGLDLLAQGRLDFEAPDTDAFPCLALAWQAMQAGGTAPAVLNAANEEAVSAFLQGRIGFLTIPELVANALSTLPTQPADTLEVLLSADQRARQLTLNAIDAA; this is encoded by the coding sequence ATGAATGCTGTCGCAGACCTGCGCCGGGTCGCCGTATACGGCGCCACCGGCTCGATCGGTGCCTCCACGCTGGACGTGATCGCCCGCCACCCGCAGCGCTACCAGGCCACGGTGCTGGCCGCCGGCCGCCAGGTGCAGGCGCTGCTGGCGCTGTGCCGCCAGCACAAGCCCGCGCACGCGGTCATCGCCGATGAAGCGCTGTTCACCGAACTGCGCGACGGCCTGCGCGATGCCGGGCTGTCCACCGAGGCCCACGCCGGGCATGCCGCACTGGACCAGCTGGCAGCAAGCGATGCCTGCGACACCGTCGTCGCAGCCATTGTCGGTGCTGCCGGGCTGTCCTCGACCCTCGCCGCCGCTGCGGCCGGCAAGCGCATCCTTCTGGCCAACAAGGAATCGCTGGTACTGGCCGGCGAACTGCTGACCCGCACCGCCGAGCGCGCCGGCGCCGAGATCATTCCGATCGACAGCGAGCACAGCGCGATCTTCCAGTGCCTGCGTTCGCGCGACGCCAGCATCGACGGCGCCGGCGTGCGCCGGATCCTGCTGACCGCGTCGGGTGGCCCGTTCCGCGGCCGCAGCCGCGCCGAGCTGGCCAAGGTCACCCCCGCCCAGGCCGTGGCCCACCCGAAGTGGTCGATGGGCCCGAAGATCTCGGTCGATTCGGCGACGTTGATGAACAAGGGCCTTGAAGTGATCGAGGCCCACCACCTGTTCGCGGTGCCCGGCGAGCGCATCGAGGTACTGGTGCACCCGCAGAGCCTGGTGCATTCGCTGGTCGAGTTCGTCGACGGCTCGACCCTGGCCCAGATGGGCCTGCCGGACATGCGCACCACCCTGGCGGTCGGCCTGGGCTGGCCGCAGCGCATCGAATCCGGCGTGTCCGGACTGGACCTGCTGGCGCAGGGCCGGCTGGATTTCGAGGCCCCCGACACCGACGCCTTCCCCTGCCTGGCGCTGGCCTGGCAGGCGATGCAGGCCGGCGGTACCGCCCCGGCGGTGCTGAACGCCGCCAACGAAGAGGCGGTTTCAGCATTTCTTCAGGGCCGGATCGGTTTCCTGACCATCCCGGAGCTGGTTGCTAACGCTCTTTCAACACTGCCGACCCAGCCAGCCGATACACTGGAGGTCCTGTTGTCCGCCGACCAGCGGGCACGCCAGCTCACCCTGAACGCCATCGACGCCGCCTGA
- the fabZ gene encoding 3-hydroxyacyl-ACP dehydratase FabZ, translating to MNDTLQLPIDVCQIQELLPHRYPFLLVDRVLELDIDAKRILAQKNVSINEPFFQGHFPGRPIMPGVLIIEALAQAGGVMTQLTLGRDAQSKLFYMVKVENARFNKQVVPGDVLMLDVQMKRLIRNMGWYYGEAKVNGEVVASAEVMCAGAKG from the coding sequence ATGAACGACACGCTGCAGCTTCCTATCGACGTCTGCCAGATCCAGGAACTGCTTCCGCACCGTTACCCGTTCCTGCTGGTGGACCGGGTGCTTGAACTCGACATCGACGCCAAGCGCATCCTGGCGCAGAAGAACGTCAGCATCAACGAGCCGTTCTTCCAGGGCCACTTCCCGGGCCGCCCGATCATGCCCGGCGTGCTGATCATCGAAGCGCTGGCCCAGGCCGGTGGCGTGATGACCCAGCTGACGCTCGGCCGCGATGCGCAGTCCAAGCTGTTCTACATGGTCAAGGTGGAAAACGCCCGCTTCAACAAGCAGGTCGTCCCCGGCGACGTGCTGATGCTGGATGTGCAGATGAAGCGCCTGATCCGCAACATGGGCTGGTACTACGGCGAAGCCAAGGTCAACGGTGAAGTCGTCGCCTCGGCCGAAGTCATGTGCGCCGGTGCCAAGGGCTGA
- the bamA gene encoding outer membrane protein assembly factor BamA, which translates to MTRLPNRRLLALALAAVTGAPALAQAAEPFTVSDIRVDGLQRISSGTVFTYLPVERGETITDNKVGETIRALYKTGFFEDVQLDRQGSILVVTVKERPAINKLTVTGNKDIKSEQLLKGLSDIGLTEGGTFDRLSLDRVTQELRRQYNDRGKYTVEITPTVSPLDRNRVDIAIAIKEGKAAKIRHVNLVGTEKFESKDILETWESKEHNWASWYRRDDQYSKEKLSGDLEKLNSWYLDRGYVDFSIDSTQVSISPDKRDMFLTAGVTEGAQYKISEIKVSGDTILPQEDVERMVIQKSGDTFSRALLEFSSDTITNSLSNIGYAFAKVNPIPTTNRADQTVAINMQVVPGPRVSVRRILFRGNTRTSDEVMRREMRQFENSWYSQAAIDRSKIRLQRLGYFESVDVETPAVSGSNDQVDVVYNVKETTSGSFVFGLGYSQSYGMTTSVQLSQNNFLGGGNRVSVEASRSSYLQRYGFSYTNPYFTDDGVSLGYNLSWRELDYSDFNTAQYNSTNGSAQVVFGVPLTETDTVSLMFGIDSNQITTYRGSTPASIIDYIDAVGSRTFHAWRTELGWARDSRNDYFMPTRGTYQRVGLETTLPGSTIEYYKLNYQISKYWPIMPSLVINTRAEVGYGDAYGKDYTRTITNADGTTRTVTASGLPFFENFYAGGTNSVRGFEDNTLGPREVTDGYPEGQPLGGSLKTVGSVEAYFPRLFDSPSARVSAFVDFGNVYNGTKNFKANELRVSSGVALLWRAPVGPISISYAFPLKKEDGDKIERLQFTFGGQF; encoded by the coding sequence ATGACGCGACTCCCCAATCGCCGCCTGCTGGCCCTCGCCCTCGCCGCCGTCACCGGCGCTCCCGCCCTGGCCCAGGCAGCCGAGCCCTTCACTGTCAGCGACATCCGCGTCGATGGCCTGCAGCGCATCAGCTCGGGCACGGTGTTCACCTACCTGCCGGTGGAACGTGGCGAGACGATCACCGACAACAAGGTCGGCGAGACCATCCGCGCCCTGTACAAGACCGGCTTCTTCGAAGACGTGCAGCTGGACCGCCAGGGCAGCATCCTGGTGGTGACCGTCAAGGAACGCCCGGCGATCAACAAGCTGACCGTGACCGGCAACAAGGACATCAAGTCCGAGCAGCTGCTCAAGGGCCTGTCCGACATCGGCCTGACCGAGGGTGGCACCTTCGACCGCCTGAGCCTGGACCGCGTGACCCAGGAACTGCGCCGCCAGTACAACGACCGCGGCAAGTACACCGTCGAGATCACCCCGACCGTGAGCCCGCTGGACCGCAACCGCGTCGACATCGCGATCGCCATCAAGGAAGGCAAGGCGGCCAAGATCCGCCACGTCAACCTGGTCGGCACCGAGAAGTTCGAGAGCAAGGACATCCTGGAGACCTGGGAGTCCAAGGAGCACAACTGGGCGTCGTGGTACCGCCGTGACGACCAGTACTCCAAGGAAAAGCTGTCCGGCGACCTGGAAAAGCTCAACTCCTGGTACCTGGACCGCGGCTACGTCGACTTCAGCATCGATTCCACCCAGGTCTCGATCAGCCCCGACAAGCGCGACATGTTCCTCACCGCGGGCGTGACCGAGGGTGCGCAGTACAAGATCTCCGAGATCAAGGTCAGCGGCGACACCATCCTCCCGCAGGAGGACGTCGAGCGCATGGTGATCCAGAAGTCGGGCGACACCTTCTCGCGTGCCCTGCTGGAATTCAGCTCGGACACCATCACCAACTCGCTGTCCAACATCGGCTACGCGTTCGCCAAGGTGAACCCGATCCCGACCACCAACCGCGCCGACCAGACCGTGGCCATCAACATGCAGGTCGTTCCGGGCCCGCGCGTGTCGGTGCGCCGCATCCTGTTCCGTGGCAACACCCGCACCTCCGACGAAGTGATGCGTCGCGAAATGCGCCAGTTCGAGAACAGCTGGTACTCGCAGGCCGCGATCGACCGTTCCAAGATCCGCCTGCAGCGCCTTGGCTACTTCGAGTCGGTGGACGTCGAGACCCCGGCCGTCAGCGGCAGCAACGACCAGGTCGACGTCGTCTACAACGTCAAGGAAACCACCTCCGGCAGCTTCGTGTTCGGCCTGGGCTACTCCCAGTCCTACGGCATGACCACTTCGGTGCAGCTGTCGCAGAACAACTTCCTCGGCGGCGGCAACCGCGTGTCGGTCGAAGCCTCGCGCAGCAGCTACCTGCAGCGCTACGGCTTCAGCTACACCAACCCGTACTTCACCGATGACGGCGTGTCGCTGGGCTACAACCTGTCCTGGCGTGAACTGGACTACTCCGACTTCAACACCGCGCAGTACAACAGCACCAATGGCTCGGCGCAGGTGGTGTTCGGCGTGCCGCTGACCGAGACCGATACCGTCTCGCTGATGTTCGGCATCGACAGCAACCAGATCACGACCTATCGTGGCTCGACCCCGGCCTCGATCATCGATTACATCGATGCGGTCGGTTCGCGCACCTTCCATGCCTGGCGCACGGAACTGGGCTGGGCGCGCGACTCGCGCAACGACTACTTCATGCCGACCCGCGGCACCTACCAGCGCGTCGGCCTGGAAACCACCCTGCCGGGTTCGACCATCGAGTACTACAAGCTGAACTACCAGATCAGCAAGTACTGGCCGATCATGCCGTCGCTGGTGATCAACACCCGCGCCGAAGTGGGCTACGGCGACGCCTACGGCAAGGACTACACCCGTACGATCACCAATGCCGATGGCACCACCCGTACCGTCACCGCCAGCGGCCTGCCGTTCTTCGAAAACTTCTATGCCGGTGGTACCAACTCGGTACGCGGCTTCGAGGACAACACCCTCGGTCCGCGCGAAGTGACCGACGGTTACCCGGAAGGCCAGCCGCTGGGTGGTTCGCTGAAGACCGTCGGTTCGGTCGAAGCCTACTTCCCGCGCCTGTTCGACAGCCCGTCGGCACGCGTGTCGGCCTTCGTCGACTTCGGTAACGTCTACAACGGCACCAAGAACTTCAAGGCCAACGAGCTGCGTGTGTCCTCCGGTGTCGCCCTGCTGTGGCGCGCCCCGGTCGGCCCGATCTCGATCAGCTACGCGTTCCCGCTGAAGAAGGAAGACGGCGACAAGATCGAACGCCTGCAGTTCACGTTCGGCGGGCAGTTCTGA
- the uppS gene encoding polyprenyl diphosphate synthase, with amino-acid sequence MPSVPPPLPAALPRHVAIIMDGNGRWAQQRRRPRVIGHRAGARAVNRTIERCLELGIPALTLFAFSSENWGRPQEEVDALMKLFLGALDREVDELHRRGVRVRFIGERERFGAGLVSRMQLAEQRTADNTTLTLSIAASYGGRQDIARAARALATEVAAGRLLPEQIDESLLGSQVALADLPPPDLFIRTGGDTRISNFLLWQLAYTELWFTEALWPDFDAALLQQALDAYGSRERRFGLTSAQIAALATETSSP; translated from the coding sequence ATGCCTTCAGTCCCGCCTCCGTTGCCGGCCGCCCTGCCCCGCCACGTTGCCATCATCATGGATGGCAACGGGCGTTGGGCACAGCAGCGCCGCCGCCCGCGCGTGATCGGCCACCGCGCCGGCGCGCGCGCGGTCAACCGCACCATCGAGCGCTGCCTTGAACTGGGCATTCCGGCGCTTACCCTGTTCGCGTTTTCCAGCGAGAACTGGGGCCGGCCGCAGGAAGAAGTCGACGCCCTGATGAAGCTGTTCCTCGGCGCGCTCGACCGCGAAGTGGACGAGCTGCACCGGCGTGGCGTGCGCGTACGCTTCATCGGCGAACGCGAGCGCTTCGGTGCCGGACTGGTCAGCCGCATGCAGCTGGCCGAGCAGCGCACCGCCGACAACACCACCCTGACCCTGTCGATCGCCGCCAGTTACGGCGGTCGCCAGGACATCGCCCGTGCCGCGCGCGCGCTGGCCACTGAAGTCGCCGCAGGTCGCCTGCTGCCCGAACAGATCGACGAATCGCTGCTGGGCAGCCAGGTCGCCCTGGCCGACCTGCCGCCGCCGGATCTGTTCATCCGCACCGGTGGCGACACCCGCATCAGCAACTTCCTGCTGTGGCAGCTGGCCTACACCGAGCTGTGGTTCACCGAGGCGCTGTGGCCGGACTTCGATGCCGCCCTGCTGCAGCAGGCGTTGGATGCCTATGGCAGCCGCGAGCGTCGTTTCGGCCTGACCAGCGCCCAGATCGCCGCACTGGCCACCGAGACCTCCAGCCCATGA
- the lpxA gene encoding acyl-ACP--UDP-N-acetylglucosamine O-acyltransferase encodes MTDNAPRIHPTAVIDPAARLADDVQVGAFTLIGADVEIGAGTVVGPHCSIHGPTKIGRDNRFVGHAAVGGEPQDKKFAGERTELVIGDRNVFREFVTLNRGTGGGGGITTIGNDNWMLAYTHVAHDCHVGNFCVFSNNTTLAGHVTVGDYVIISGFAGAHQFCRIGAHAFLGMGALTNGDVPPFTMVGTDSLGRPRGINSEGLKRRGFDAERISAIKRAYRTLYVAGLPLAEAKVQLTEQARDSDDVKAMLDFIEHAERPLLR; translated from the coding sequence ATGACTGACAACGCACCACGGATCCACCCGACTGCCGTCATCGATCCGGCCGCGCGCCTGGCCGACGACGTCCAGGTCGGCGCGTTCACCCTGATCGGTGCCGATGTCGAAATCGGTGCCGGCACGGTGGTGGGCCCCCACTGCAGCATCCACGGCCCGACGAAGATCGGCCGTGACAACCGCTTCGTGGGCCACGCGGCGGTCGGCGGCGAGCCGCAGGACAAGAAGTTCGCTGGCGAACGCACCGAACTGGTGATCGGCGATCGCAACGTGTTCCGCGAGTTCGTCACCCTGAACCGTGGCACCGGCGGCGGCGGCGGCATCACCACCATCGGCAACGACAACTGGATGCTGGCCTACACGCACGTGGCGCACGACTGCCATGTCGGCAACTTCTGCGTGTTCTCCAACAACACGACGCTGGCCGGCCACGTGACCGTGGGCGACTACGTGATCATCAGCGGCTTCGCCGGTGCCCACCAGTTCTGCCGCATCGGTGCGCATGCCTTCCTCGGCATGGGCGCGCTGACCAATGGCGACGTACCACCGTTCACCATGGTCGGCACCGATTCGCTTGGCCGCCCGCGCGGTATCAACAGCGAAGGCCTGAAGCGCCGCGGCTTCGATGCCGAGCGCATCTCCGCCATCAAGCGTGCCTACCGCACCCTGTACGTGGCAGGCCTGCCGCTGGCCGAAGCCAAGGTGCAGCTGACCGAACAGGCGCGTGACAGCGATGACGTGAAGGCGATGCTGGACTTCATCGAGCACGCCGAGAGGCCCTTGCTGCGATGA
- the lpxD gene encoding UDP-3-O-(3-hydroxymyristoyl)glucosamine N-acyltransferase, with product MNTPTYTAQQLAEQFGLQVHGDPATAIHGVATLAHAGPGQLTFLANPRYRAQLADSLASLVVLRADDAETAPGAALVAKDPYTTFAKIAALFDIAPTRPPGIHPSAVIDPSAQVADSAHIGPFVSIGARSVVGENCIIGTGSVIGEDCSLDSGCELIARVTLVTRVRLGKRVRVHPGAVLGADGFGLAMDAGKWIKVPQLGGVRIGDDCEIGANTCVDRGALEDTVLDEDVRLDNLVQIAHNVQIGAHSAIAGCTGIAGSAKIGRYCLLGGHVGVVGHLEICDKVVITGKSVVRNSIHEPGEYSSGTPLTDNRTWRKNAARFKQLDALARRVLAAGKEKE from the coding sequence GTGAATACTCCCACCTACACCGCCCAGCAACTCGCCGAGCAGTTCGGCCTGCAGGTCCATGGCGACCCCGCCACCGCCATCCATGGCGTGGCCACCCTCGCCCATGCCGGTCCTGGCCAGCTGACCTTTCTCGCCAACCCGCGCTACCGCGCCCAGCTGGCCGACAGCCTGGCCTCGCTGGTCGTGCTGCGTGCCGACGACGCCGAGACCGCCCCCGGCGCCGCGCTCGTGGCCAAGGACCCGTACACCACCTTCGCCAAGATCGCCGCGCTGTTCGACATCGCGCCGACGCGCCCGCCAGGCATCCACCCCAGCGCCGTCATCGATCCCAGCGCCCAGGTCGCCGACAGCGCCCATATCGGTCCCTTCGTCTCCATCGGCGCGCGCAGCGTGGTCGGTGAGAACTGCATCATCGGCACCGGCAGCGTGATCGGCGAAGACTGCAGCCTGGACAGCGGCTGCGAGCTGATCGCCCGGGTCACCCTGGTCACCAGGGTCAGGCTCGGCAAGCGCGTGCGCGTCCACCCCGGTGCCGTGCTCGGCGCCGATGGCTTCGGCCTGGCGATGGACGCCGGCAAGTGGATCAAGGTGCCGCAGCTCGGCGGCGTGCGCATCGGCGACGACTGCGAAATCGGCGCCAATACCTGCGTCGACCGCGGTGCGCTGGAAGACACCGTGCTGGACGAGGACGTGCGCCTGGACAACCTGGTGCAGATCGCGCACAACGTGCAGATCGGCGCGCACTCGGCCATCGCCGGCTGCACCGGCATCGCCGGCAGCGCCAAAATCGGCCGCTACTGCCTGCTCGGCGGCCATGTCGGCGTGGTCGGCCACCTCGAGATCTGCGACAAGGTCGTGATCACCGGCAAGTCCGTGGTCCGCAATTCCATCCATGAGCCGGGCGAGTACTCGTCCGGCACCCCGTTGACCGACAACCGCACGTGGCGCAAGAACGCCGCGCGCTTCAAGCAGCTGGACGCATTGGCTCGCCGCGTCCTGGCTGCTGGCAAGGAGAAAGAATGA
- the frr gene encoding ribosome recycling factor, whose translation MLNDIKNNAQTRMAKSIDALKHTLTSIRTGRATPALLDRVTVNAYGNASTPLNQVASISNADAHSLLVTPFDKGMIKEIEKGLYNAEFTPNTLGTAIRINMPPPTEERRKELAKQVQKEGEGAKIAIRNIRQDANKEIAKLVKDKAISEDEKKRGEDDIQKLTDANIKDVDKVVADKEKELLSV comes from the coding sequence ATGCTCAACGACATCAAGAACAACGCGCAGACGCGCATGGCCAAGAGCATCGACGCTCTGAAGCACACCCTCACCTCCATCCGGACCGGGCGTGCCACGCCGGCCCTGCTGGACCGCGTGACGGTCAATGCCTACGGCAACGCCAGCACCCCGCTGAACCAGGTTGCCTCGATCTCCAATGCCGACGCGCACTCGCTGCTGGTCACCCCGTTCGACAAGGGCATGATCAAGGAGATCGAAAAGGGTCTCTACAACGCCGAGTTCACTCCGAACACGCTCGGCACCGCGATCCGCATCAACATGCCGCCGCCGACCGAAGAGCGCCGCAAGGAGCTGGCCAAGCAGGTGCAGAAGGAAGGCGAAGGCGCCAAGATCGCGATCCGCAACATCCGTCAGGACGCGAACAAGGAAATCGCCAAGCTGGTCAAGGACAAAGCGATCAGCGAAGACGAAAAGAAGCGCGGCGAAGACGACATCCAGAAGCTGACCGACGCCAACATCAAGGACGTCGACAAGGTCGTCGCCGACAAGGAAAAAGAACTGCTGTCGGTCTGA
- the rseP gene encoding RIP metalloprotease RseP, with the protein MTDFIGSVWWMIVSLGLLVTFHEFGHYWVGRLCGVKILRFSVGFGRPLWSRRDKHGTEFAIAAIPLGGYVKFLDEREVEVHPHERGQAFNHKTVWQRIAIVAAGPIANLLLCILLLWAMFVIGKQDYSPTIGRVDGIAASAGLASGDRVLRVDDRQVATLGEASMALTAAAMDRRDVKLEVLDPADQVRVRTLPLSQLPAGFDERRVPILAGLYWQSWLQPALVDSLTADSVVTGLLQPGDLIVAIDGQRIDSVDQVIGQIQALGRAGGPGMIEVLRGGERLALEVTPRQGKDGKGNPVWQIGVGFPTTYSPSYDTLLRYGPLDAVTVAVRETGRLAADSLGMMGRIVTGKASLQNVSGPVTIARVANVSAKRGLDWFLQFLALLSLSLCIINLLPIPILDGGHLLYYLIELVKGSPLSERAIAAGQYIGLALLAGLMGLAFYNDILGLVPR; encoded by the coding sequence ATGACTGACTTCATCGGATCGGTCTGGTGGATGATTGTCAGCCTCGGGCTGCTGGTCACGTTCCACGAGTTCGGGCATTACTGGGTCGGCCGCCTCTGTGGGGTCAAGATCCTGCGCTTCTCGGTCGGCTTCGGCCGCCCGCTGTGGTCGCGCCGCGACAAGCACGGTACCGAGTTCGCCATTGCCGCCATCCCGCTGGGTGGCTACGTGAAGTTCCTCGACGAACGTGAGGTCGAAGTCCATCCCCACGAGCGTGGCCAGGCCTTCAACCACAAGACCGTGTGGCAGCGCATCGCCATTGTTGCTGCAGGGCCGATCGCCAATCTGCTGCTGTGCATCCTGCTGCTGTGGGCGATGTTCGTGATCGGCAAGCAGGACTACTCGCCGACGATCGGCCGGGTTGACGGCATCGCCGCCAGTGCCGGCCTGGCCAGCGGTGACCGCGTTCTGCGGGTGGATGACCGCCAGGTCGCCACCCTGGGCGAGGCCAGCATGGCGCTGACCGCCGCCGCCATGGATCGCCGCGACGTCAAGCTTGAAGTACTCGACCCTGCGGACCAGGTGCGCGTGCGCACCCTGCCGCTGTCGCAGCTGCCCGCCGGTTTCGATGAACGACGGGTGCCGATCCTTGCCGGTCTGTATTGGCAGTCGTGGCTGCAGCCTGCGCTGGTCGACTCGCTCACCGCCGATTCGGTGGTCACCGGGCTGCTGCAGCCGGGCGACCTGATCGTCGCGATCGACGGCCAGCGCATCGACAGCGTCGACCAGGTGATCGGCCAGATCCAGGCCCTCGGCCGTGCCGGAGGCCCCGGCATGATCGAGGTCCTGCGCGGCGGTGAACGGCTGGCACTGGAAGTCACGCCCCGCCAGGGCAAGGATGGCAAGGGCAACCCGGTCTGGCAGATCGGCGTCGGCTTCCCCACCACCTACAGCCCCTCCTACGACACCCTGCTGCGCTATGGGCCGCTGGATGCCGTGACCGTCGCCGTACGTGAAACCGGCCGGCTTGCCGCCGATTCGCTGGGCATGATGGGCCGCATCGTCACCGGCAAAGCCTCGCTGCAGAACGTTTCCGGGCCCGTCACCATCGCCCGCGTGGCCAATGTCTCGGCCAAACGCGGCCTCGACTGGTTCCTGCAGTTCCTTGCCCTGCTGTCACTCAGCCTGTGCATCATCAACCTGTTGCCGATCCCGATCTTGGACGGCGGCCACCTGCTGTATTACCTTATCGAGTTGGTCAAGGGCAGCCCGCTGAGCGAGCGCGCCATCGCCGCCGGCCAATACATCGGCCTGGCGTTGCTGGCCGGGCTGATGGGGTTGGCGTTCTACAACGACATCCTCGGCCTGGTCCCGCGATGA
- the lpxB gene encoding lipid-A-disaccharide synthase, which produces MAGSVPAQRVLSERPLRIALVAGEASGDLLGAGLVRELKARFPNAEFAGIGGDAMRSAGCQTWHDASELAVMGLTEVLRHLPRLLKLRSAFRQRALEWQPDVFIGIDAPDFNLGIERWLKQRGVRTVHYVSPSVWAWREKRAEKIGSSADLVLCLFPMEPPIYAKHGIDAHFVGHPMADDIPLQGNREEARAALGLPTSAKVLAVLPGSRLGEISRLGEPFFEAAWQVSERIPGLHVVVPAANPACKRLIEEQLSRSALPVAFSHVLDGEARNAMIAADVVVLASGTATLEAMLVKRPMVVGYRVNELTYRLVKALGLIKVDRFALPNILAGQDLAPELMQHDCTPDKLAAAIQQWFDHPQRVTDLQDTYARLHERLRRNASARAADAVGELLMRDQAQA; this is translated from the coding sequence ATGGCCGGCAGCGTTCCCGCGCAGCGGGTGCTCAGCGAGCGCCCGTTGCGGATCGCCCTGGTGGCCGGTGAGGCCTCCGGCGATCTGCTCGGTGCGGGCCTGGTGCGCGAACTGAAAGCACGCTTTCCGAATGCCGAATTCGCCGGCATCGGCGGCGATGCCATGCGCAGCGCCGGCTGCCAGACCTGGCACGACGCCAGCGAACTGGCGGTGATGGGCCTGACTGAAGTACTGCGCCACCTGCCACGCCTGTTGAAACTGCGTTCGGCGTTCCGCCAGCGTGCGCTGGAATGGCAGCCGGACGTGTTCATCGGCATCGACGCGCCCGACTTCAACCTGGGCATCGAGCGCTGGCTGAAGCAGCGCGGCGTGCGCACCGTGCACTACGTCAGCCCCTCGGTCTGGGCCTGGCGCGAGAAGCGGGCGGAGAAGATCGGCAGCAGCGCCGACCTGGTGCTGTGCCTGTTCCCGATGGAACCGCCGATCTATGCCAAACACGGCATCGACGCGCACTTCGTCGGCCACCCGATGGCCGATGACATTCCGCTGCAGGGCAACCGCGAGGAGGCCCGTGCCGCGCTTGGCCTGCCGACCTCGGCCAAGGTACTGGCAGTGTTGCCAGGCAGCCGCCTGGGCGAGATTTCGCGCCTGGGCGAACCGTTCTTCGAGGCCGCCTGGCAGGTCTCCGAACGCATCCCCGGCCTGCACGTGGTGGTGCCCGCGGCCAACCCGGCCTGCAAGCGCCTGATCGAAGAGCAGCTGTCGCGCTCAGCGCTGCCGGTGGCCTTCTCGCACGTACTCGACGGTGAGGCACGCAACGCGATGATCGCCGCCGATGTGGTGGTGCTGGCATCGGGCACCGCGACGCTGGAGGCGATGCTGGTCAAGCGGCCGATGGTGGTCGGTTACCGCGTCAACGAGCTGACCTACCGCCTGGTCAAGGCGCTGGGCCTGATCAAGGTCGACCGCTTTGCCCTGCCCAACATCCTGGCGGGCCAGGACCTGGCACCGGAACTGATGCAGCACGACTGCACGCCGGACAAGCTGGCGGCAGCCATCCAGCAGTGGTTCGACCACCCACAGCGGGTGACCGACCTGCAGGACACCTATGCCCGCCTGCACGAGCGCCTGCGCCGCAATGCCTCAGCCCGCGCCGCCGACGCAGTGGGCGAGCTGCTGATGCGCGACCAGGCCCAGGCATGA